One window of the Oceanicoccus sp. KOV_DT_Chl genome contains the following:
- a CDS encoding 50S ribosomal protein L25/general stress protein Ctc — MSGEFTINAESRTDLGKGASRRLRRLENKVLGIVYGGSDAPAPLTCATNEIAKLIQNEAFFTSIVDLNLDGKVQKVVVKDMQRHPAKDSVMHIDLLRVDASTKITMHVPLHFINEDICHGVKMEGGTISHALNDIEVSCLPKDLPEYIEVDMAGLSTGENIHLSDLTLPTGVESVALAHGEDHDLLVSAVNAPRGGGSEDDEEAATDADEGEAPAED; from the coding sequence ATGTCTGGCGAATTTACTATCAATGCAGAGTCCAGAACCGACTTAGGGAAAGGTGCGAGCCGCCGCCTACGTCGTCTGGAAAACAAAGTACTGGGTATCGTTTACGGTGGCTCTGATGCACCAGCACCGCTAACTTGTGCTACTAACGAAATCGCTAAGCTCATTCAGAACGAAGCGTTTTTTACCAGCATCGTCGATTTAAACCTGGACGGTAAAGTACAGAAAGTTGTTGTTAAAGACATGCAACGCCACCCAGCCAAAGATTCTGTTATGCACATCGATTTATTACGCGTTGATGCCTCTACCAAAATCACCATGCACGTACCATTGCACTTCATCAATGAAGATATCTGTCATGGTGTAAAAATGGAAGGCGGTACTATTTCGCACGCACTTAACGACATCGAAGTTAGCTGCTTACCTAAAGACCTACCCGAATACATCGAGGTTGATATGGCTGGTCTGAGCACCGGTGAAAATATTCACCTGTCAGACCTAACCTTACCAACTGGTGTTGAAAGCGTAGCCTTGGCTCACGGTGAAGATCACGATCTACTGGTATCCGCAGTTAATGCTCCTCGTGGCGGCGGTTCAGAAGATGATGAAGAAGCAGCGACTGATGCAGATGAAGGCGAAGCACCTGCAGAAGATTAA
- the pth gene encoding aminoacyl-tRNA hydrolase has translation MSSIKLIVGLGNPGREYEDTRHNAGAIFVEELARQQGGNLTPESKFFGLTGRINLDGHDIRLVIPTTFMNRSGQAVAALCNFYKVAVEEILVAHDELDIEAGTARFKQGGGHGGHNGLRDIISHSANNKNFHRLRIGIGHPGSADKVSGYVLSKAPQADHQKMLDAIDESIRVLPDAINGDWAKAMNYLHTFKA, from the coding sequence GTGAGCAGCATTAAATTAATTGTTGGCTTAGGCAACCCAGGCCGTGAATACGAAGACACCCGCCACAACGCTGGCGCAATATTTGTAGAAGAGCTGGCACGCCAACAAGGCGGCAACTTAACACCGGAAAGTAAGTTCTTCGGCCTCACCGGACGCATTAATCTGGATGGCCACGATATTCGTCTGGTCATTCCCACCACCTTTATGAATCGTAGCGGCCAAGCGGTCGCCGCACTCTGCAATTTTTATAAAGTGGCGGTAGAAGAAATTTTAGTCGCCCACGATGAGCTGGATATTGAAGCTGGCACTGCACGCTTTAAACAAGGCGGAGGCCACGGCGGCCACAACGGGTTGCGCGACATTATTAGCCACAGCGCAAACAACAAAAACTTTCACCGCTTACGCATCGGTATCGGCCACCCCGGCTCAGCCGATAAAGTCAGCGGCTATGTACTTAGCAAAGCCCCACAGGCAGATCATCAAAAAATGCTGGATGCTATTGATGAATCAATCCGCGTACTCCCTGATGCCATCAACGGGGATTGGGCTAAAGCGATGAATTATTTACACACCTTTAAAGCGTAA
- a CDS encoding serine/threonine-protein kinase, with translation MATLPEIPDYKIESTLGRGGMASVYKARHLRLDRPVALKVMHMDLADRDPQFSERFLREARIAANLSHPYLVQIYDVNKYKTYHYIAMEFVSGGDLEQRMQAPIDHEELLGIIAQIASGLDYAHDKGYVHRDIKPANILFRANGEALLSDFGIAKAMDSTTQLTELGSVIGTPSYMSPEQAEAKTLDGRSDLYSLAVMIYQILVGKLPYTADSSLSIAIMHINNPIPILPDPLVSLQPFINKGMAKDPQQRFANGAELVSGLRECLSQLQPGDLIATQTMLLQNLAETERRQPATTTKKTTTVTIQLPQMSVVAAVIAVVAVIAVFIWFFIPSGPTQVDMARIDLLLGEAQQDIRAGRLVGPDGNNALQKYQDAQAIAPDYEPVQQAMQYLGGILLAESEKAQDRNDWNAAADMAKQALQVVPDSPAVAKQMQEIAGARQALLERQQSLLDQANGLVAENNWQQALQVYKKLPDDVLQQDSVQQDLAGQLTLTLQQAKNKTVANDFDSAEQLFSGLIPLSGLLTDKTLTGKIKQAQSENRNQQNKLSREKNLTQALQQAASANSSTQALKYYQQALKISPNNQQAKAGIKKNSAVILTGINESINKGDITQARQQINSAEQIRTAGLLSSEQVSELARLQRGVDLSSAEQEQLRVLFDRFRRYMQKPKVTSANKIYQRIIAITTSDPRLPELRQQLGDGYADLARKEQAAGDWGDVLTWTERGLAVNPSHVELQQLKAKAEEMLPEGRKRFIFF, from the coding sequence TTGGCTACATTACCGGAAATTCCTGATTATAAAATTGAGAGCACCCTCGGTCGGGGTGGTATGGCCAGTGTCTATAAAGCCAGACATCTGCGCCTTGATCGACCGGTCGCACTTAAAGTCATGCACATGGATCTGGCTGACCGTGATCCTCAATTTAGTGAACGCTTTCTGCGAGAAGCACGGATTGCCGCCAATCTTTCCCATCCCTACCTAGTCCAAATCTACGACGTAAATAAATATAAGACTTACCACTACATTGCGATGGAGTTTGTCAGTGGTGGTGATTTGGAACAGCGCATGCAAGCCCCGATTGATCATGAGGAGTTGCTCGGGATAATCGCACAAATAGCTAGTGGGCTCGATTACGCTCACGACAAGGGGTATGTGCATCGCGATATCAAACCCGCCAATATTTTATTCCGTGCAAACGGTGAAGCGCTGCTATCAGACTTTGGTATTGCCAAGGCTATGGATTCGACCACGCAACTTACGGAGCTTGGAAGTGTCATTGGTACGCCTTCCTATATGAGCCCGGAGCAGGCGGAAGCTAAAACGCTGGATGGGCGCAGTGATCTCTACAGTCTGGCAGTTATGATCTATCAGATCCTGGTTGGCAAGTTGCCTTATACCGCAGATAGTTCGCTTTCTATCGCTATCATGCATATCAATAATCCGATACCCATCTTGCCTGATCCACTGGTATCGCTACAACCTTTTATCAATAAAGGCATGGCCAAGGACCCGCAGCAGCGTTTTGCTAATGGTGCAGAATTAGTTAGCGGGCTCAGGGAATGTTTGTCGCAATTACAACCCGGTGATTTGATCGCCACGCAAACCATGTTGCTGCAAAACCTGGCTGAAACCGAACGGCGGCAGCCAGCAACCACCACTAAAAAAACGACTACAGTCACTATCCAGCTTCCTCAGATGTCAGTTGTTGCAGCAGTGATAGCAGTCGTTGCCGTGATTGCGGTATTCATTTGGTTTTTTATTCCTTCTGGCCCTACTCAAGTCGATATGGCACGGATAGATTTATTACTGGGTGAAGCGCAACAGGATATACGTGCTGGCCGTCTGGTCGGCCCGGACGGTAATAACGCTTTGCAAAAATACCAGGATGCCCAGGCTATTGCGCCAGACTATGAGCCGGTACAACAAGCGATGCAATATTTGGGTGGTATTTTGTTGGCAGAATCGGAAAAAGCACAGGATAGAAATGATTGGAATGCGGCCGCAGATATGGCGAAGCAGGCTTTGCAAGTGGTGCCTGATAGTCCCGCTGTGGCTAAACAAATGCAGGAAATTGCCGGCGCGCGTCAAGCTTTGCTGGAGCGGCAGCAAAGCTTGCTTGATCAAGCAAACGGTTTGGTCGCTGAAAATAATTGGCAGCAAGCGCTGCAGGTTTATAAAAAACTACCTGATGATGTTTTGCAGCAAGATAGCGTACAGCAAGATCTTGCTGGGCAGTTGACCTTAACACTTCAACAGGCGAAAAATAAAACGGTAGCTAATGATTTTGATAGCGCTGAGCAGCTCTTTTCAGGGTTAATCCCTTTGAGTGGTTTGCTGACTGATAAAACGCTCACAGGTAAAATTAAACAAGCACAGAGTGAAAATCGCAATCAACAAAATAAACTTAGTAGAGAGAAAAATTTAACGCAAGCGCTACAACAGGCTGCAAGTGCAAATAGCTCCACACAGGCGCTAAAGTATTATCAGCAAGCGTTGAAAATTTCGCCTAACAATCAGCAAGCAAAAGCGGGAATTAAAAAAAATAGCGCGGTAATATTAACTGGTATTAATGAGTCTATAAATAAAGGTGATATCACCCAAGCTAGACAGCAAATCAATAGCGCCGAACAAATACGAACCGCAGGTTTGCTAAGCAGCGAGCAGGTATCCGAGTTAGCGCGCTTGCAGCGAGGGGTTGATTTATCCAGTGCCGAACAGGAACAATTGAGAGTATTATTCGATCGTTTTCGACGGTATATGCAAAAACCTAAAGTCACAAGTGCGAATAAAATCTACCAGCGTATTATTGCTATTACCACCTCTGATCCGCGATTGCCTGAATTACGGCAACAGTTGGGTGATGGTTATGCGGATCTCGCGCGTAAGGAGCAGGCGGCAGGTGATTGGGGGGATGTATTGACTTGGACAGAGCGGGGTTTAGCAGTAAATCCCTCTCATGTGGAATTGCAGCAGCTGAAAGCAAAGGCGGAGGAAATGCTGCCAGAGGGGCGTAAGCGGTTTATTTTCTTTTAA
- a CDS encoding phytanoyl-CoA dioxygenase family protein, giving the protein MSEYITQLQAQGFTVIPAVAPLEKLIDIRQLTEEIVEYSEQHLEDPFDLYYLRHRSDQGVLYDLFQRHPEFQDLAKSSEVMKTLASVLGDDIFLYENSLVYKPPGCANAVPWHQDFISRPNEPKKFIVWIAIDDVSVENGALKAIPGSHKEGYLPWYRVKGETHHDRVQEEFIRGREARYLEMKAGDALIFDAMLLHSSDECHSELPRRAYRISYQGFDAIRPPRGTPVVVYGGRPDSLSKKYSAPRVDKPSWRVFMNKVGKRLARL; this is encoded by the coding sequence ATGTCAGAATATATAACGCAGTTGCAGGCACAGGGCTTTACGGTTATCCCTGCGGTAGCGCCACTGGAAAAGCTTATAGATATTCGTCAGTTGACCGAAGAGATTGTTGAATACTCTGAGCAGCATCTGGAGGACCCTTTTGACTTGTATTACTTGCGTCACCGCAGTGATCAGGGCGTGTTATATGATTTGTTTCAGCGCCACCCTGAATTTCAGGATTTAGCCAAGAGTAGTGAGGTAATGAAAACGCTGGCCTCGGTATTGGGTGATGACATTTTTTTATACGAGAATAGTTTGGTTTATAAGCCGCCTGGTTGTGCTAATGCCGTGCCATGGCATCAGGATTTTATTTCGCGCCCAAATGAGCCAAAGAAATTTATTGTCTGGATAGCGATTGATGATGTCAGTGTCGAGAACGGTGCGTTAAAAGCAATTCCTGGGTCACATAAAGAAGGGTATTTACCTTGGTACCGGGTAAAAGGTGAGACCCATCATGATCGCGTCCAAGAAGAATTTATCCGCGGCCGTGAGGCCCGGTATTTGGAAATGAAAGCCGGAGATGCGTTGATTTTCGATGCAATGCTGTTGCACTCTAGTGATGAGTGTCATTCAGAACTGCCGCGAAGAGCCTATCGTATTTCATATCAAGGTTTCGATGCCATTCGCCCGCCAAGAGGGACCCCGGTTGTGGTCTATGGTGGTCGCCCAGATTCGTTGAGTAAAAAATATTCAGCTCCTAGGGTGGATAAACCTTCGTGGCGAGTGTTTATGAATAAAGTGGGGAAACGATTGGCTCGGCTTTAG
- a CDS encoding acyltransferase, with translation MNRNYSIALDAIRVVAAAVVFLSHFSYLGYTGEYAHFFHEYGHVGVVMFFVLSGYVIAYVCEEKHKTFSHYMTARLARLYSVLLFCLILTVALDFIGRSLDKSVYRGISFDNVFLTSVLNILFLQQALVFSAKLVSNGPLWSLSYEFFYYLLFGVAIFYQGGRRIAGLVVVAIVAGPKILLLMPCWIIGVMVRRWHVMGVCVPRARISVIASVCFWLIFCYIASLEQLTARVIAFIESGNTLAINLAFSKRFLLDYFLSCIFGLFLWFVYYAVSLIRFKDWFTSCVDVLAKSSFSLYLYHVPLILFFSATGWFDLTSAWQSTAMAVIILLVIYWLSLVTEYKIKWYRDVIQRGQISLGAVLAVSGRKRDHK, from the coding sequence ATGAATAGAAATTATTCTATAGCACTGGACGCGATTCGTGTGGTCGCAGCTGCTGTGGTATTTTTATCGCATTTTTCCTATCTAGGGTATACGGGGGAGTATGCGCATTTTTTTCACGAATATGGCCATGTCGGGGTGGTCATGTTCTTTGTACTTTCCGGCTATGTTATTGCCTATGTATGTGAGGAGAAACACAAAACATTTTCACATTATATGACGGCAAGACTGGCGCGCTTATATTCCGTATTACTGTTTTGCCTTATATTAACCGTGGCGCTAGATTTCATTGGCCGATCTCTGGATAAGAGTGTATATCGAGGTATTAGTTTTGATAATGTTTTTTTGACCTCGGTGTTGAATATTCTTTTCTTGCAACAAGCATTGGTTTTCTCTGCGAAGCTGGTTTCCAATGGACCTCTTTGGTCATTGTCTTATGAGTTTTTTTACTATCTTTTGTTCGGTGTGGCGATATTTTACCAGGGTGGTCGCCGGATAGCAGGCTTGGTTGTCGTGGCTATAGTGGCTGGCCCCAAAATTTTGTTATTAATGCCATGTTGGATAATAGGAGTGATGGTTAGGAGGTGGCATGTTATGGGTGTGTGTGTCCCGCGTGCGCGAATCAGTGTGATTGCGTCGGTCTGCTTTTGGTTGATTTTTTGTTATATTGCCTCACTTGAGCAGCTGACGGCGAGAGTGATTGCTTTTATTGAGTCGGGTAATACCCTGGCCATTAATCTGGCATTTTCAAAACGTTTTCTGCTTGATTACTTTTTGTCATGTATCTTTGGTTTGTTTTTGTGGTTTGTTTATTATGCGGTAAGTCTAATCCGCTTTAAGGATTGGTTTACTTCCTGTGTCGATGTTTTGGCCAAATCATCTTTTTCGCTCTACCTCTACCATGTACCGTTGATTTTGTTTTTTTCCGCAACCGGGTGGTTTGATTTGACCAGTGCCTGGCAGTCCACAGCAATGGCCGTCATTATCCTTTTGGTGATTTATTGGCTATCCTTGGTGACTGAGTACAAAATCAAATGGTATCGGGACGTTATACAGCGCGGGCAAATTAGCCTGGGTGCTGTGCTAGCGGTTTCAGGGCGCAAACGTGACCATAAATAG
- a CDS encoding ribose-phosphate pyrophosphokinase — protein sequence MSKLMVFTGNANPQLAQMIAAQLHVPLGDADVTKFSDGEIAVEINENVRGADVFIIQPTCQPTNDNLMELIVMIDAMRRSSAGRITAVVPYFGYARQDRRVRSSRVPISAKVVADMMTGVGVDRVLTVDLHAEQIQGFFDVPVDNVYGSPVLLDDINSQNYENMVVVSPDIGGVVRARAVAKQLDDCDLAIIDKRRPQANEAQVMHIIGEVKDRTCILVDDMVDTAGTLCKAAAALKEHGAAKVVAYTTHPVLSGKALDNLNNSQLDELVVTDTIPLTTEAQACDKIRVLTMANLLAESVRRVSNEESISALFR from the coding sequence GTGTCCAAATTGATGGTTTTTACTGGCAACGCCAACCCACAACTCGCACAGATGATTGCCGCCCAGTTGCATGTTCCACTAGGCGATGCCGACGTGACCAAGTTTAGCGATGGCGAAATCGCCGTAGAAATTAACGAGAATGTTCGTGGTGCCGATGTCTTTATTATCCAGCCTACTTGTCAGCCTACCAACGACAATTTAATGGAATTGATTGTCATGATCGATGCCATGCGTCGCTCTTCCGCTGGCCGCATCACCGCTGTAGTCCCCTACTTTGGCTACGCACGCCAGGATCGCCGGGTACGCTCTTCACGGGTTCCCATCAGTGCCAAAGTCGTTGCCGACATGATGACAGGTGTAGGCGTAGACCGGGTATTAACCGTAGACCTGCACGCCGAACAAATTCAAGGCTTTTTCGATGTGCCAGTAGATAACGTTTACGGCTCACCTGTGCTGCTAGACGATATTAATTCGCAAAATTATGAAAACATGGTAGTCGTATCACCGGATATCGGTGGCGTAGTACGCGCCCGCGCTGTCGCCAAACAATTAGATGACTGTGATTTGGCGATTATCGACAAACGTCGTCCGCAGGCCAACGAAGCGCAGGTCATGCACATCATCGGTGAAGTTAAAGACCGCACCTGTATTCTGGTCGACGATATGGTCGATACAGCGGGCACTTTATGTAAAGCCGCCGCCGCCCTGAAAGAACACGGCGCTGCCAAAGTCGTTGCCTATACCACGCACCCGGTCCTATCAGGTAAAGCTCTGGATAATTTAAACAACTCACAACTGGATGAATTAGTCGTTACCGACACCATCCCGCTAACCACCGAAGCTCAAGCCTGCGATAAAATTCGCGTGTTAACTATGGCTAACTTATTAGCTGAGTCGGTTCGCAGAGTGAGTAATGAAGAGTCTATTAGCGCGCTGTTTCGCTAA
- the lolB gene encoding lipoprotein insertase outer membrane protein LolB produces MLALATIRHRIVLAACLLLSACSQLPTVTPAGQQALAANSHIQHWQISGKIGWRHGDQAESAYLNWHQCGQQFEIRLTGPLGQGAAKLFGDASITSLQTSDGQIFTAASPEQLLFEQLGWTLPLSQLHFWVRGIPAPTSPFQPGNTDYDFEQQQWQLNFPRFTAIDSYQLPTKLKATHLDPIPFSGASPLSVTLIIKDWQLPSQCQL; encoded by the coding sequence GTGCTCGCTCTTGCCACAATACGCCACCGGATAGTACTCGCCGCCTGCTTACTACTTTCAGCGTGTAGCCAGTTACCGACGGTTACACCAGCAGGGCAGCAAGCACTGGCAGCCAATAGCCATATTCAGCACTGGCAAATCAGCGGCAAAATAGGTTGGCGCCATGGCGACCAAGCCGAAAGCGCTTACCTCAACTGGCACCAGTGCGGCCAACAATTTGAAATTCGTCTCACCGGCCCTCTGGGGCAAGGCGCTGCCAAGCTCTTTGGTGATGCGTCAATAACATCCTTGCAAACCAGTGACGGCCAGATATTTACCGCCGCCAGCCCCGAGCAATTACTGTTCGAGCAACTAGGCTGGACGCTGCCGCTATCACAGCTGCACTTTTGGGTGCGTGGCATCCCTGCGCCCACCAGTCCGTTTCAGCCTGGCAACACTGACTATGATTTTGAACAACAGCAGTGGCAACTCAACTTTCCGCGTTTTACCGCCATTGATAGCTACCAGCTACCCACTAAACTGAAAGCCACTCATCTGGACCCCATCCCGTTCAGTGGCGCATCACCCTTATCTGTCACCCTGATTATTAAAGACTGGCAGCTCCCCAGCCAGTGCCAACTGTAA
- the ispE gene encoding 4-(cytidine 5'-diphospho)-2-C-methyl-D-erythritol kinase — MTRLSLLSPAKLNLMLHITGRRADGYHQLQTLFQLLDYGDTLHFQLRDDSQIQLHSELSGVEPQHNLIVKAASLLQSHSQSPLGIDIWLDKILPMGGGIGGGSSNAATTLLALNHLWQLGLDLDQLATLGLQLGADVPVFVRGHSAWAEGVGEQLQAIEIAETWYFVAKPDCSVSTAEIFSHKQLTRDTSPITIAAVFEQGHRNDCEAVVRVLYPQVESALNWLSSHSPNHTPARLTGTGACVFACFPDQQSAQQLLQHLPVGLHGFVAKGVNISPTHRSLNLM, encoded by the coding sequence ATGACACGACTAAGCTTGCTATCACCGGCCAAACTCAATCTGATGTTGCACATCACCGGCCGACGCGCTGATGGTTATCATCAATTACAGACTTTGTTTCAGTTGCTGGATTATGGCGACACCCTGCATTTTCAGCTGCGTGACGATAGCCAAATTCAGCTGCATTCCGAGCTTAGCGGGGTCGAACCGCAACACAATTTAATCGTGAAAGCGGCCAGTTTATTACAATCTCACAGCCAATCCCCGCTCGGCATCGACATCTGGCTGGATAAAATCCTCCCCATGGGAGGGGGTATCGGCGGCGGTAGCTCCAATGCAGCGACCACCCTACTAGCGCTAAATCACTTGTGGCAATTAGGTCTGGACCTCGATCAACTAGCCACGCTGGGGCTGCAACTGGGAGCCGACGTGCCGGTGTTTGTCCGCGGTCATTCAGCATGGGCGGAAGGTGTCGGCGAGCAACTGCAAGCTATTGAAATTGCTGAAACTTGGTACTTTGTGGCCAAGCCAGACTGCAGTGTGTCCACAGCAGAAATTTTTTCCCACAAACAATTGACACGGGACACCTCTCCCATCACAATAGCCGCCGTTTTCGAGCAGGGCCATCGCAATGATTGTGAGGCAGTTGTTAGGGTGCTGTATCCTCAAGTGGAGTCAGCTTTAAATTGGCTTAGCAGCCACAGCCCAAACCACACTCCCGCTCGCTTAACTGGCACCGGTGCCTGTGTTTTTGCTTGTTTCCCTGATCAACAATCAGCACAACAATTACTGCAGCATTTGCCAGTCGGTTTACACGGTTTCGTCGCCAAAGGGGTGAATATTTCTCCCACCCACCGGTCGCTCAACTTAATGTAA
- the ychF gene encoding redox-regulated ATPase YchF, translating to MGFNCGIVGLPNVGKSTLFNALTKAGIDAANFPFCTIEPNAGIVPIPDPRQDKLADIVKPERVVPATMEFVDIAGLVEGASKGEGLGNKFLANIRETDAIAHVVRCFENENIIHVANKIDPAEDITIINMELALADLDSVEKQLQRVNRSAKGGDKEAIVQKSLIEKLIPHLAEGNPVRTLVLTEAEQDALPSLHLLTTKPTMYIANVDEDGFEDNPHLETVRQLAAAEGAIVVPICNKLESEIAELDDEEKAEFLEDLGMEEAGLNRVIRAGYELLGLQTYFTAGVQEVRAWTIPIGATAPQAAGVIHTDFQRGFIKAEVMSYADFVQYNGEQGAKEAGKLRLEGKDYIVKDGDVIHFKFNV from the coding sequence ATGGGATTTAATTGTGGCATTGTCGGCTTACCTAATGTGGGTAAATCAACTCTCTTTAATGCACTGACCAAAGCAGGAATAGATGCAGCCAATTTTCCTTTCTGCACCATCGAACCTAACGCTGGTATCGTGCCTATCCCCGATCCACGCCAGGACAAACTGGCCGACATTGTAAAACCGGAAAGGGTGGTTCCCGCCACCATGGAATTTGTAGACATTGCCGGCCTAGTTGAAGGCGCCTCCAAAGGCGAAGGACTGGGTAATAAGTTTCTCGCCAATATTCGCGAAACCGATGCCATCGCCCACGTAGTCCGCTGTTTTGAAAATGAAAATATTATTCACGTAGCCAATAAAATTGATCCCGCTGAAGACATTACCATTATTAATATGGAACTCGCTCTGGCCGACCTCGATAGCGTTGAAAAACAATTACAGCGCGTCAACCGCAGTGCCAAAGGTGGTGATAAAGAAGCCATCGTACAGAAAAGCCTGATCGAAAAATTAATCCCGCACCTGGCCGAGGGCAACCCGGTCCGGACACTGGTATTAACCGAAGCCGAACAAGACGCGCTGCCAAGTCTACATCTGCTTACCACCAAGCCAACCATGTATATCGCCAATGTCGATGAAGACGGTTTTGAAGACAATCCGCATCTGGAAACCGTTAGACAACTGGCCGCAGCCGAAGGCGCGATCGTAGTACCTATCTGCAACAAACTGGAATCCGAAATCGCCGAATTAGACGACGAAGAAAAAGCCGAGTTTTTAGAAGATCTAGGCATGGAAGAAGCTGGCCTTAACCGCGTTATTCGCGCCGGCTATGAACTACTTGGATTGCAAACCTACTTCACTGCTGGTGTACAGGAAGTGCGCGCCTGGACCATCCCCATTGGTGCAACCGCGCCGCAAGCGGCCGGCGTAATACACACCGACTTCCAGCGCGGCTTTATCAAGGCTGAAGTCATGTCCTACGCAGATTTTGTACAATACAACGGTGAACAGGGCGCAAAAGAAGCAGGCAAGCTGCGCTTGGAAGGCAAAGACTATATCGTTAAAGACGGCGATGTAATCCACTTCAAGTTTAACGTCTAA
- a CDS encoding transposase: MNKKDLEAFAREAAKGIKTEQDLRVMLTKVMVEAALSAELDDHLGYSKHEQSTSENSRNGVTRKTVRTEDGQFAHIGVSAYRGQF; encoded by the coding sequence ATGAATAAAAAAGACCTGGAAGCTTTTGCGCGCGAAGCGGCAAAAGGTATTAAAACCGAACAAGACCTTAGAGTCATGCTCACCAAAGTCATGGTGGAAGCAGCCCTCAGCGCTGAGCTTGATGACCACTTGGGTTATAGCAAGCACGAACAATCAACCTCAGAGAATAGCCGCAATGGCGTCACGCGTAAAACCGTGCGTACGGAAGACGGTCAATTTGCGCATATAGGGGTCAGCGCATATAGGGGGCAGTTCTAA
- a CDS encoding beta-ketoacyl-ACP synthase gives MKRVVVTGMSAITSMGDDWQTFKRNIEAGNTGIARMDEWDRYLDLRTRLAGPVTHFVPPPHYNRKILRSMGRVAQMATTVTEQALTQAGLLDDPEIKSGAMGVSYGSSSGTPKAIGDFGNMLLNDKMEGINANTYIKMMAHTTPVNIGVHFGLKGRVITTSSACTSGSQGIGYAYEAIKYGMQTMMVAGGAEELDATQAAVFDTLFATSTANDTPELSPRPFDRDRDGLVIGEGAATLVLEELEHAKARGATILAEIVGFHCNSDGSHITQPQAETMQVTMEQSLADAGLGAEQIGYVSAHGTATDRGDVAESTATQHVFANKTPISSMKSYLGHSLGACGSIEAWLSLKMMQDNWFAATKNLENIDPACGDLDYIMGEARHIDTEYIMSNNFAFGGINTSLIFKRC, from the coding sequence ATGAAACGTGTAGTAGTTACAGGTATGTCGGCAATCACTTCTATGGGCGATGATTGGCAAACGTTTAAGCGTAATATCGAAGCGGGTAACACCGGTATTGCCCGCATGGATGAATGGGATCGCTATCTAGATTTGCGGACACGTTTGGCGGGCCCTGTTACGCATTTTGTACCACCGCCACACTACAATAGAAAAATATTAAGAAGTATGGGGCGGGTAGCGCAAATGGCGACTACCGTGACCGAGCAGGCGTTAACCCAGGCCGGTTTACTGGATGACCCGGAAATTAAAAGTGGTGCCATGGGGGTATCCTATGGTTCTTCGTCGGGCACGCCAAAAGCTATTGGTGACTTTGGCAATATGCTGCTTAACGATAAGATGGAAGGCATCAATGCCAATACCTATATCAAAATGATGGCGCATACCACGCCGGTGAATATCGGTGTGCATTTTGGTTTGAAGGGGCGGGTGATAACAACTAGCAGCGCTTGTACTTCTGGCAGCCAAGGTATTGGGTATGCCTATGAAGCGATTAAATACGGTATGCAAACCATGATGGTAGCGGGTGGTGCTGAAGAGCTGGATGCTACCCAGGCAGCAGTTTTTGATACTTTATTTGCAACCAGTACTGCTAACGATACCCCTGAGCTTTCACCACGTCCCTTCGACCGCGATCGGGATGGTTTGGTAATCGGTGAGGGTGCCGCTACATTAGTGCTGGAAGAGCTGGAGCACGCCAAGGCCCGTGGCGCCACTATCCTCGCGGAGATTGTTGGCTTTCATTGTAATTCGGATGGCAGCCATATTACCCAGCCGCAAGCTGAGACTATGCAAGTCACCATGGAGCAAAGTTTGGCAGATGCGGGTTTAGGTGCCGAGCAGATCGGTTATGTTAGTGCCCATGGCACTGCCACTGATCGTGGTGATGTAGCTGAATCAACGGCAACCCAGCATGTGTTTGCCAATAAAACCCCGATCAGTTCCATGAAATCTTATCTGGGGCATTCCTTGGGTGCCTGTGGCTCCATAGAGGCCTGGCTGAGCTTGAAAATGATGCAGGATAATTGGTTTGCAGCGACAAAAAATCTGGAGAATATTGACCCGGCTTGTGGCGATTTGGATTATATAATGGGTGAGGCGCGCCATATTGATACAGAATATATTATGAGTAATAACTTTGCGTTTGGTGGTATCAATACCTCGTTGATTTTTAAGCGATGTTGA